Proteins from a single region of Vanessa tameamea isolate UH-Manoa-2023 chromosome 23, ilVanTame1 primary haplotype, whole genome shotgun sequence:
- the LOC113401897 gene encoding UDP-glucosyltransferase 2-like, whose product MAGTSATVFLLFVLSVAGIEGARILAYFPTPSISHQVVFRPIIHELARRGHEVTVVTTDPVFTKGNPLANLTEIDVHDVSYSKWRDVLKHHTGNKDDVLNQIRMIFERLAIILDSQMETPQVKNMLKNKDRKYFDLLILEACNRPLFGITHMFDAPTIAISSFGAVPVQYSAMGAPMHPLIYPTLGRQKLYNLTLWDKFLEMFKYVAFDIIVSTTEAFDYQIMRKHFGSEVPSYHELGKRIQMMFLNEHPIWADNHPVPPSIVYIGGIHQAVEKELPKDLKNYLDSSKNGVIYVSFGTNVVPSLLPAEKIKVIAKVFSELPYDVLWKWDQDTLPGQSKNIKISKWFPQTDVLRHPNVKLFITQGGLQSTDEAIDATVPLIGIPMLADQWYNVEKYVYHRIGKQLDMTTLTEKEFKDSITTVITDKSYKNNIMRLKALMRSNPIKPVDKAVWWVEHVLRYGAGHLQSPAAHMSWFDYYEIKLVLITIAIIISILALLSYILKLVISFVYRLLKNNIKIKRQ is encoded by the exons ATGGCAGGTACGTCAGCGACGGTATTTTTGTTGTTTGTGTTATCAGTGGCAGGAATAGAAGGAGCGAGAATATTAGCATACTTTCCAACGCCATCGATAAGTCATCAAGTTGTCTTCCGTCCTATAATACACGAATTGGCGAGAAGAGGTCATGAAGTAACCGTCGTCACCACTGATCCGGTATTCACGAAAGGAAATCCTCTTGCGAATCTAACAGAGATTGATGTCCACGATGTATCTTATAGTAAATGGAGAGATGTGCTTAAACACCACACCGGAAATAAAGACGATGTGTTAAATCAAATAAGAATGATATTCGAAAGGTTGGCAATTATACTTGATTCGCAGATGGAAACACCACAGGTGAAAAACAtgctaaaaaataaagatagaaagtattttgatttactTATACTTGAAGCTTGCAACCGTCCTCTTTTTGGTATTACTCATATGTTTGATGCACCGACAATTGCAATAAGTTCTTTCGGTGCAGTCCCCGTTCAATATAGTGCTATGGGTGCACCAATGCATCCTTTAATATATCCTACACTTGGTCGACAGAAGCTATACAATCTAACACTTTGGGATAAATTCTTGGAAATGTTCAAATACGTCGCATTTGACATTATAGTTTCGACAACTGAAGCTTTTGACTATCAAATAATGCGGAAACATTTCGGTAGCGAAGTCCCTTCTTATCATGAATTGGGTAAAAGAATCCAGATGATGTTTTTGAACGAACATCCCATTTGGGCAGATAATCACCCTGTACCACCAAGTATCGTTTATATCGGTGGTATACATCAAGCTGTAGAAAAAGAGTTACCTAAG GACCTCAAAAACTATCTGGATTCGTCGAAAAATGGTGTTATATATGTGAGCTTTGGTACGAATGTTGTGCCATCTCTTTTGCCAGcggaaaaaattaaagttatagcAAAAGTATTTTCTGAACTACCTTACGACGTACTATGGAAATGGGATCAGGACACACTACCAGGACAAtccaagaatattaaaatatctaaatggtTCCCTCAAACTGACGTCTTAA GACATCCcaatgtaaaattattcataacgCAAGGAGGACTACAGTCAACTGACGAAGCTATCGATGCTACTGTGCCATTAATTGGCATTCCAATGTTAGCAGATCAATGGTATAAtgtagaaaaatatgtttatcacCGAATCGGTAAACAACTTGATATGACGACTTTAACAGAAAAGGAATTCAAGGATTCCATAACAACTGTGATTACTGATAAGAG CTACAAAAACAACATTATGAGGCTAAAAGCACTGATGAGGTCGAACCCGATCAAGCCCGTCGACAAAGCCGTCTGGTGGGTGGAACATGTCTTGAGATATGGCGCTGGCCACCTTCAGAGCCCTGCAGCTCATATGTCGTGGTTTGATTATTATGAGATTAAATTAGTTCTCATAACAATTGCCATCATTATATCTATTTTAGCCCTGTTAAGTTATATCCTCAAACTAGTTATCAGTTTTGTATATAgattgcttaaaaataatattaagatcaaACGCCAATAG
- the LOC135193968 gene encoding UDP-glucosyltransferase 2-like, with amino-acid sequence MARMITNILALFVLSVTGIEGARILGFFPTPSISHQVVFRPIIHELARRGHEVIVVTPDPVYPKGKAPANLTEIDVRDASYSKWQELFVHHNGKKQNLMLQVRLIFERFATIFDSQMDTPEVRNIFKNKDRKYFDLLILEACNRPLMGVTHVFDAPVIVISSFGAVPFQYNSLGAPTHPLLYPTPGRQRLYNLSLWERGLEILKHVGLEFLIAQTEEFDNQIMRKHFGNDVPRYEVLKNKIQMMFLNEHPIWADNRPVPPSIVYIGGIHQSVQKELPKDLKNYLDSSKNGVIYVSFGTNVLPSILPPEKIQIMTKVLSELPYDVLWKWDKDTLPGQSKNMKISKWFPQTDVLNHPNVKLFVTQGGLQSTDEAIDAMVPLIGIPMLGDQWYNVEKYVHHKIGLQHDLMSLTENDFKSSIKTVIEDKSFKDNIIRLKKLMRSYAIKPADNAVWWVEHVLKYGGSHLRSPASDMSWIDYYEIKFVLITIAIITSILFFLGIIIKLIINIVYKLLKTNIKVKTH; translated from the exons ATGGCACGCATGATAACGAATATTCTTGCGCTTTTCGTGTTATCAGTGACCGGAATAGAAGGAGCAAGAATATTAGGATTTTTCCCGACTCCCTCGATTAGCCATCAAGTTGTCTTCCGACCTATAATTCACGAATTAGCCAGACGAGGTCATGAAGTAATCGTCGTCACACCCGATCCGGTATACCCGAAAGGAAAAGCTCCTGCAAACCTAACAGAGATAGATGTACGCGATGCTTCTTACAGTAAATGGCAAGAATTGTTTGTACATCACAAcggaaaaaaacaaaatttaatgctTCAAGTGAGGCTGATTTTCGAAAGATTTGCAACTATATTCGATTCTCAGATGGACACACCAGAAGTgagaaacatatttaaaaataaagacagaaagtattttgatttactTATACTTGAAGCTTGCAACCGTCCGCTCATGGGTGTGACTCATGTCTTCGACGCACCAGTAATTGTGATTAGTTCTTTCGGTGCAGTTCCATTCCAATATAATTCATTAGGGGCACCTACACATCCGTTATTGTATCCCACACCAGGTCGACAGAGATTATATAATCTATCACTTTGGGAAAGGGGtttggaaatattaaaacacgtgGGTCTGGAATTTTTAATTGCGCAAACCGAAGAATTTGATAACCAAATAATGAGAAAACACTTTGGCAATGATGTGCCTAGATATGAAGTactcaaaaacaaaattcaaatgatGTTTCTAAACGAACATCCTATTTGGGCAGATAATCGTCCTGTACCGCCAAGCATAGTTTATATTGGTGGCATTCACCAATCTGTTCAAAAAGAGCTAcctaag gATCTCAAGAACTATTTAGACTCTTCGAAAAATGGCGTCATATACGTAAGTTTTGGTACAAATGTTTTACCATCTATTTTGCCACcagaaaaaattcaaataatgacAAAAGTTTTGTCTGAATTACCTTATGACGTACTTTGGAAATGGGATAAGGACACATTACCAGGACAATCAAAGAATATGAAAATATCTAAATGGTTTCCGCAAACTGACGTTCTAA ATCATcccaatgttaaattatttgtaactcAAGGAGGTCTACAATCGACTGATGAAGCTATTGATGCAATGGTGCCACTAATTGGTATTCCAATGCTTGGCGATCAATGGTACAATGTAGAAAAATATGTTCATCACAAAATCGGATTACAACATGACCTAATGTCCTTAACAGAGAACGATTTCAAAAGTTCAATCAAAACTGTCATTGAAGAtaaaag ctTCAAGGATAACATCATCAGACTGAAAAAATTGATGAGATCATATGCAATCAAGCCCGCTGACAACGCAGTTTGGTGGGTGGAGCATGTCTTGAAATACGGTGGAAGCCACCTGCGATCGCCTGCATCTGATATGTCTTGGATTGACTACTATGAGATTAAATTCGTTCTTATAACGATAGCCATTATAACGTCTATTTTATTCTTCTTAGGtatcatcataaaattaatcattaatattgtttacaaattattaaaaactaatattaaagttaaaactcaCTGA
- the LOC113401898 gene encoding UDP-glucosyltransferase 2-like, with the protein MSWVWGTVIALSVFATTEIESARILAYFPTPSISHQVVFRHITKELARRGHEVTVVTTDPIPKEQEPENMTQLDVHDVSYKHWEELFLMHKGKKQDILHQVNVLFEKLATVVKIQMETPNVRNFLKNKDSKYFDLLLLEAMNRPLIGIAHLFDAPIIHISSLGAVPHQYKNFGAPMHPLIYPTPGSFRSYNLTLWEKGFELIKYLILESTISNALDFDIMIMKKTFGDDVPTIEELAKRIQMLFLNEHPIWAENHPVPPSMIFIGGIHQSEVKELPKDLKNQLDHSEHGVIYVSFGTNVKPSLLPPEKIQIMTKVFSQLKYDVLWKWNNDELPPLSNNTKISKWFPQSDLLKHPNVKLFITQGGLQSTDETINAAVPVIGIPMLGDQWYNVEKFIHHKIGLQLDITTLTEKELKDAITTVIEDKSYKNNIIRLRTLMREFPVKPLDNAIWWIEHVLKYGGEHLQSPAVRMSWTEYYEINLVLIVLAILVVILVLLSYVLRFVLSIAYNIYITDKKLKSF; encoded by the exons ATGTCGTGGGTGTGGGGTACTGTTATTGCGCTATCTGTGTTTGCAACGACGGAAATTGAAAGTGCTAGAATATTAGCATACTTTCCTACGCCATCAATAAGTCACCAGGTAGTGTTCCGTCATATAACGAAAGAATTAGCCAGGCGTGGACATGAAGTCACCGTAGTCACAACCGATCCAATCCCAAAGGAACAAGAACCAGAAAATATGACACAACTTGATGTGCACGACGTTTCATATAAACATTGGGAAGAATTGTTTTTGATGCATAAAGGCAAGAAGCAAGATATTTTACATCAGGTGAACGTACTATTCGAAAAATTAGCGACAGTTGTCAAAATACAAATGGAAACACCGAATGTTCGAAACTTTTTAAAGAATAAGGATagcaaatattttgatttacttcTCCTTGAAGCTATGAATCGTCCATTAATTGGTATCGCTCATTTGTTTGATGCTCCTATCATTCATATCAGTTCCTTGGGTGCAGTACCACATCAGTATAAAAATTTCGGTGCGCCAATGCATCCATTAATATATCCCACACCTGGCAGTTTTAGATCATATAATTTAACTCTTTGGGAAAAGGGTTTTGAActgatcaaatatttaatattagaatctACGATTTCAAATGCATTAGATTTTGATATTAtgataatgaaaaaaacatttggTGATGATGTTCCAACTATTGAAGAGTTGGCAAAAAGaattcaaatgttgtttttgaATGAACATCCTATTTGGGCTGAAAATCATCCAGTACCACCGAGTATGATTTTCATCGGAGGTATTCATCAGAGTGAAGTTAAAGAATTGCCTAAG gatCTCAAAAATCAATTGGATCACTCAGAACATGGCGTTATATACGTAAGTTTTGGGACAAACGTTAAACCATCATTGTTGCCACCAGAGAAGATTCAAATAATGACGAAAGTTTTCTCACAATTAAAATACGATGTTCTGTGGAAATGGAATAACGATGAATTACCTCCACTATCAAACAATACGAAAATATCTAAATGGTTTCCGCAAAGTGATCTTCTAA aacatCCAAATGTTAAGCTATTTATAACCCAAGGAGGACTCCAATCTACAGATGAAACTATTAACGCTGCAGTTCCTGTTATCGGTATCCCAATGTTAGGAGATCAATGGTACAATGTTGAAAAATTTATTCATCATAAGATTGGTCTTCAACTCGATATAACAACATTGACAGAGAAAGAACTCAAAGATGCTATTACAACAGTAATTGAAGACAAgag ctACAAGAACAATATAATTAGGCTGAGAACCCTTATGAGAGAATTTCCCGTCAAGCCACTGGATAATGCCATATGGTGGATAGAACACGTCCTCAAATATGGCGGAGAACATCTTCAAAGTCCAGCGGTTCGAATGAGCTGGActgaatattatgaaataaatctaGTGCTTATAGTTTTAGCTATATTAGTGGTAATTTTAGTATTACTCAGTTATGTATTAAGATTTGTTTTATcaattgcttacaatatttatattacggacaaaaagttaaaaagtttttaa
- the LOC113401901 gene encoding aldo-keto reductase AKR2E4-like isoform X1, giving the protein MLRILVNVLVIVSVTTADVLPNTILLNDGNRIPIVAYGTFGKTYEVEIIKPAVIKAIEAGYRHIDTAAVYRNEEQIGEAIVDVINRGIVKREDLWITTKLSLDVGTREGVLKSLQTSLNKLKLDYVDLYLIHFPMNLRNLQEHDYLNIWKGMEDMKKLNLARSIGISNFNSSEINRILLNSEIVPSVNEIEVNPNFVDLDLVAYCQSLNITVMSYAPFGFMAPRPYLNYTTSITFENPVLKSIAQKYGKTTSQVVLRYLIDRDTIPIPRSTNVERIELNIDILDFNLTENEIYEINELNEDAKVYDFGDESFLPVFVDYYGL; this is encoded by the exons ATGCTTCGCATTTTAGTGAATGTGTTAGTGATAGTATct GTAACAACTGCTGATGTGCTGCCGAATACTATACTATTGAATGATGGTAACAGGATACCAATAGTGGCTTATGGCACGTTTGGGAAA acGTACGAAGTAGAGATCATAAAACCAGCCGTAATAAAAGCTATTGAAGCTGGAtatagacacatagacacagCCGCAGTATACCGAAATGAAGAACAAATTGGTGAGGCGATCGTTGATGTAATCAATCGTGGAATTGTCAAGAGAGAAGATCTATGGATCACTACTAAG CTGAGCTTAGATGTCGGCACTAGGGAAGGAGTTCTTAAATCACTTCAAacgtctttaaataaattgaagctTGATTATGTTGATCtatatttgatacattttcCGATGAATCTG cgAAATCTTCAAGAACatgattacttaaatatatggaAAGGCATGGAGGATATGAAGAAGTTGAACTTGGCTAGATCTATCGGCATATCTAATTTTAACAGTTCTGAAATAAACAGAATTTTGCTTAATTCCGAAATAGTACCATCTGTCAATGAAATCGAG GTAAATCCTAATTTCGTAGATTTGGATCTCGTAGCTTATTGTCAAAGCTTGAATATAACCGTAATGTCTTACGCACCATTTGGTTTCATGGCTCCACGACCATACTTAAATTATACAACGAGTATAACTTTCGAAAATCCGGTACTTAAAAGCATAGCACAAAAGTATGGAAAAACTACAAGTCAAGTTGTTCTGCGATACTTG ATTGATCGTGATACAATACCAATCCCGAGATCAACAAACGTGGAACGAATTGAgttaaatattgacatattaGATTTCAATCTCactgaaaatgaaatttacgAGATCAATGAACTCAATGAAGATGCTAAAGTTTACGACTTTGGCGACGAATCATTTCTCCCTGTATTTGTGGATTATTATGGTTTGTAA